The Cherax quadricarinatus isolate ZL_2023a chromosome 51, ASM3850222v1, whole genome shotgun sequence DNA window cattctattgaCCGGGAAGAAGAAACAGCCCATTTaactatttcagctacccaataaagtaattagaaatcagtaatttggccaatttcacacaaaattaaaaaaaaaaaagcaatttaaaaatagtgtccagaataaacaatgcaaatGTTTCTGGCAataaaatatttcctctgttcattagttgcatccccaggcctctcctatattacacatggtttccattttaaatttttattcacacaaaaaaacaatagatttactgttatgcagactacttcaatattgtaataattgtatgaatAACGTCAGCGCATTTGCGAACGCGTATTAGACTGACCAGTTGGACACATATTGGACGTGTGACGTGATTTGTGTAAtctggaatattggcaaaaatcgaatatacccactactttgagctcaatttcaagctatttccagtcctaaaaccaatcaaaatcgtctccatatttgtaatatattttccattctatcaaatgaaatcaagaaactgagaataaaaccataaaaactattcgaaaatacaccacaaactcATCACTTTAAACCATACACAGGGTCACAGTTTTTTTCCCAGTCATGCACTGCGTGGGacaggatatttttttttatatggtgtacactcaccacagacccattctctcatatctaggccataatttaccactcacagcttatctgaatcAAGTAtagaacccatacctggtcaggtatatcaagaaattagagaaagcacaGAGTCCTGTAGCTAAAAGGTACGTCCTATGTAAAGAGGGTATGGGAACTTAACCTGATGACAATGGAAAATAGGAGGGATAGAtagtgagaggaactgacaaggtgaacagagatgggatacagtaaTAAGAGGGCACAACTGGatactgaaaactcagatgagtcatagggatgttagaaagtattttttcagccttagggttgtcagggagtggaacaatctggaaagtgcagtagtagaggcagaatccatatatagctttaagaagaggtacaacaaGGCTCTTGGAGCCCggagagagagtgaacctagtgaccagtgaagaggcagggcctgaAGCTGTGACTTAACCCTTCAACTACACATAGGTGAGCACAAACAAAGCTTCCTTCAGAACATCCCTCACTTCTTCAGTACCTTTATTCTCCTAACAGAGCTCCCACTTACTTTCgtactgacacacccacctacccttTTATTCTCTTGTTCACCCTTTTCCTTACTCTCTCTAAAAGCATCATTTTTGTAGGTAAACAGTCTCTATTGAGTCATGACTTCTTGATGTTCATGTGCAACTTAGCTACAATGGTGAAAAAATGTTACTAACAAGTGCTTGCTGAAGAAAATGTCATCCAATTTTTTGTTTAATAATCCATTCATAACTAAAGCTTGCATTTCATAGCATTTTAACCAAACCATAACTCATACAGTCTGTGAGAAGGAGCATACAtgaatgaacaaaaaaaaaaaaaaaaataataataataataataataataataataatagaagattAAATCACTAGCACAAAAGCATCAATACTGAAGTACTTACCAAAATATTATTTTCTCCAATATATTTTTCAATGCAATCAACAGCCTCTTTAAATGTTGAAGTTTTGTTGGCATTCATTAGACGCCCTTTGTACTGGAAATATGGCTTCATGTTGGCAGATTCAATCCATGCACtagaaggataaaaaaaaatacttgataACTTCACTAGCCATGTAAAATTTTATAGTACAAGCTTCCCCCCTCGCTTTGTGAGGGTTCTTTTTACATGAATTTGCTGTGCTGTCTCACTTGCATTTATAATTTCATATGACCAATATATATTTGCAGTATGGTATGCAGTCAGGGAGGCTCTCAAATGTGTAGGAAAATCTTATGCAAAATTTTACGTTCATGGCCTGACAGCTTTGTAAACCTGACAAGGGCCAagaacacgcacaccacacagaAAAGGATGCCTGTACTTTTAATAATATTTACCTTATTCTAAATGTCTTGTTTATGTATGAGCAACTAATACAAATTGTTACtgattaattctttcaattatcttACCTGGAAGACAAATTTAGTCATCATATTACAATGTTAACACAAAAATCTCTCAACTCTTCCCAATGTGTGAGAAGCATGAATGAACTGACTAATTAAATCTACATGGATAAGGGAATCAACAAGGGAAAAACAGTACACTGTGTGATCTCATGCCAATGGTTTGCCAAACTCTCAGGAGATTTATAAGCATTTGGgtacacatttatattccttttttttttttcctcagaaAACATGGTAATGGGGGATGATAAAATGTAAAATCTGAATATTTTATGCACCTATTCACACCCAAGTGTACAATCCCCCAGAGCTTCTTACAAAACAGTACATCTAGATGTTCCCCCTAACAGGATAAATAAAATTCAAAAAGAATATACAGCATTATACAAGACTGAAATTTTTACAATAGTACAATTGCTCAAATTAGTTATTTAACTCCTTGACTGTCGcagccccaaatcctgaggtgtctcctggtgtcgcaaaatccccccccccccaaaaagaaattatgaaatgatagagaatctcttcccggttgtaatgacaccaaaagaactaaatttgatggaaaactgaaggaattacactctcgtgaagttagcgacctcggtgacATTTACGagtcggcgatttcgcccactcggagccctattttcagttaattccattgttccagttgaccaaactcatagctatttctttagaactcctttttttctatcgactgagtacaagaaactgcccatttactgatttcaactgcccaataacgtggtcagaaatttgcaatttggccaatttcatgaaaattaaaaaatgagacattttcaaaatagggtccagaatgaacaatgcaggtattcctgactctaaaataacattttctttgttcatcagtcacgtctccaggcccctctgatattgctcttgctttctattttgaatttttattcaaacaaaaaatagatttactgttatgcagactattgcaatattgtaataattgtataaataatgtcaactcattcatgattgcatatcagaatggccacctggacatttattggaaaatgacatcatttctttacttttgaacatcggcaaaaatcaaacatttcccctactttgagctctattttaaggttcttttcataataaaaccaatcaaaatcacctttatttctatatgttttccattctatcaaatgagaccaagaaaatgagaatacaaccataaatactatacgaaaatagaccactaagtcggcattttaattacaaaaaaaaaaatggtcggagtttttttttctcattatgcactgcgtgatgcagaattttttttatatggtgcacactgatcacacagacccattctctcacatgtgggcctaccagctttctcctgcttgatttgaagccgctagaatttacgagtatatatacgtcaaaaacggtggctcgtaagacgtatatatacgaccaaaacagtcaaagagttaacATTAAATAAAAGGCACTAAATATTACAAGCAGCAAATGGTACTTCAATATTAGTAGCCAAGCATTCGTAAGTCAGGGTGAGAGCAGATATACAGTAATTTCTGAGTAATGACAGCTGATGTATAGGATAAGGGTAAATGGACTGCATCTCCTTTATTAACTTTAACAAGATTGCAGGCATTGGTAATTTCTTTTTACTATGCATGGACAAATAAagtactgttataacaacacttaCTAGTTTTCACTGCCAAAGAAGTATATAAAATGGCAGTGTTTCTTGCTAGGCTTCTTAACATTATCCCTTGCAGGTATGacctacaaaaaaaaaagaaaaaaataaactgagCACTTATTCTAAAATGATGAGAATTAATTTCACAATAAATTGCATAACATACAAAACATGTACATGTTAACATTAAGTGAGAATTAAATTAACATATGAAAACAGACAAAAGTTACAAAACAACTTGGACTGGCTACAAAAATGGTCAGAAAGTGGCTGCTCAAATTCAACCTCAATAGTGTAACCGAAAACTATAAAGGAAATAGGAGAGTGTGCGAAGAGGCCAAATAAAATGTACCACAGAAGTATATATCTCAAAATCAAATCAGACCTGGTATTACCATCAAACCAAACCTGTCCTCCAAAAACACACAACCTGAACAGCATTGGCACCATATGCCCAATAAACACAGAAGAATGACAGCAGCAAGGGCCTTACATAAGATATATTCAGTACCCAGCTATTACAATATTTAAAACAGAAGTGTAACTCACACAAAGCATtatacttcccaccaccaagGCTCAAGTTCCTcagaatcccttcatgttacctcACTCACATTCCAGCAGCACAATAAATGAATACAAGGACCTGGTACAATATATGCATATCAGAAGGTAAAAGACATTGCACAACAAAACTTGTTGCCCAAGTGTTTATTACAGCACACCTAATcccaaatgctctgcatagccACAGGCTTTCTGCATGTAATCAAGTGTCACccattgctgtataaatatgtattATGTGGAAATAAACTGTGCCTTTGAAAAAACAATCCTCAATTCACTTTGATCCACCATACTCACATGTCTGTTGGATGCTCAAGTCTTTATCACTTAGAACCTCCTGCAACTCCTTCCCTCCAATCATGTCTGGGACAACCCTTATTCAAGACACTCAATACAGTTGGAAGCAGAAAGATGGAACTCAGATTCTATCCAAACACGGGCGCATCATCACTTATCAATAGCGGATAATCAAAAATATTTAagcgacttgttgaaaaaaaaaataaataaatatatatatatacagtggtaccttgacttatgagtgccccaacttatgagttttccgagttacgagctgccgttcggtcgattttttgctttgagttgtgaGCCGAAAACCGAGTTACaagcgaaaaaaaaaatttactgaaaaaaaaaaaaatcctggaaatGACATTTGGCAAGAACTCTGGCCTAAATAGCACAACAAAAGGTGGTTTTGGGACTTGGTACTTATAAAACAATGCTAGTGTGATGTTCTCACTGGAGGTAATCATGTACGTAATTATCTTCAGTTAttctacaaaaaaataaagttgctaagGTTCTGACATTTGCCAAAtatcttgccctttactcccacacaaatcccaaaatatttggaatacTGTGTTTCCAATATTCCACAAGCCAAATGTAGAACAATCATTTTTTTATGATTCCTGTCAATATTATTGCATTTACTTCAATAATAAATGGTGGGCTTCATGAAATAAGTCAATAACTTACTTCCAAGATATTCATACAGTGGAATCTCAGTTTTCGTCTGCCCCCGTTTTTGTCGATTTCGGGTATTgaggacttttttcgtcaaaatattgtctTCGTTTTCGTTCCTCACCTTGGATTTCATCTGCTGTACCAAACGTGTCCACCTGCCgcacgcacacaaagcctcccacgCATGCATTCTGAGCCAGTGTGGCGTTGTTTCtcagtgagtgaacattaccctgtgcattcatatgaaacatttcataataatctattgttttttgtgcttgtttattgtgtgtgactgctaaataagccacctttgggccaaagaaagttccgagtgccgGTCCTTTGATAAAGgtaagaaacatgatagaattcaagaaagaacttgttgAAAAGTATGAGTGCTGCACATGTGGTTGATCTCGCCAGAATGTATGGGAAGTCCTCATCAACAATCAGTTTCATCCTggcgaagaaaaaagaaatcaaggaagccgATATTGCGAAAGGGGCGAGTGTGctaacaaaacagatcacaaacagtcgaagatgttgagaagctgttgttggtgtggatcaacaaaaaacagctagcaggagagtGCTGTGGAGGCAATAATTTGCAAAAAGACAAGGCAGCTGCATGCAGATCTTGTCAAGAAAATGTctggaacgagtgctgctgttagtgaatttaaggccagcagaggctggttcgaAGAATTCAAGAAGCgatctgacatacacagtgtgttcAGGTATGGCGAGGCTGCGTGTTTGAACAAACGTGCAGCCAAAGAATTCGTTGATGAATTCAAGGtaattaaaggtaagtgtgatgttaaatgttcatttatcattaaaattagtcatttatatttaacaCTGTTTTCTATATGTAAAGCTATATTTATtttctataaaatatattttttgtcaatactttggggtgtctggaacgattaactggatttacatgacagtggaacctcaaatttcgaacgtatcactTATCGAACATTTCAAAAATAAAACcctttttcgaaccaactttgtccctattattgaacgcgcccctattttcgggccgatgggtaccggacctgtccgccagcccgctctgtccgcatcCCCGTGCAGGccccgtgagccagtctggctttgttgatgcttgagtgaacactaacctgcgctctcattcaaacattttatgattatttcattgtgtttagtgcttgtgggactgtgaaataagctaccatgggcccaaagaaacttgctagtggtatccctgtggtaaagaaagtgagaaacgccatagatgtgaagaaggaaataatacagaagtatgagagtggtgtgagacttgctgagcttgccaggatgtatgggaaaaacaagtcgaccatcggttctatcctggcaaagaaagaacaaatcaaggaagctgatgttgcaaaaggtgttaatatgctaaccaaaaaaagaccacaaatagttggaaaggttgagaagttgttgctggtgtggatcaaggataaagagatggcaggtgatagtgtttccgagacgattatttgcgaaaaggcaaggaagttgcatgccgatctggtacagaaaactcctggaaccagttcagtgacagaaccatgtcccattttagggaaatgttaaagaggcaccagaaacagaggactgtagactgttattttgtgagacaggggtccagtgactctcaagctggtcttagtggcattaaaagacagagaagggaagtaaccccagagggggctttacctgaagtcctcatggagggggattctcctttcaaacactaaccccaactacctctctcctcctccctatcttccagatgccatcatcaataaaggtaagtaaaaattttattttatatttatatacataattgaacactatagtatttgttgtgtgtatgtaatactgtaattaatctctataaaatgtatttttttgtgaatatttttgggtttctggaacggattaattgtatttccattatttcttatgggaaatattgctttgattttcagactttttgaatttagaactagctcttggaacggattaagttcgatatttgaggttccactgtatttcttatgggaaatattgcctCAGTTTTCATCGAATTTGGTTTTCGTCTGAcactggaacagattaaaaaTGAAAAtgcaggttccactgtatatcgcTGCACTAGTGATCTAGCGCAGTTAGCCTCTCAAAAACTCCATTTTTCTCTTACCCAGGACCAAAGAACACGTTATAGGAAGGAGCAGTAATAATTTTATATGCTCGGACTGGTCCTGGacactcgccatattatggcctatttaattcattttagagtatatattatgtttctatgttacttatagtgtttatgtcatattagatgaattctgacagataaataagccgtagagttgatagtaGCGTTATGctgaagtattttctcctgccccTGGGGCGTTTTTTGGTGGctagaacggattaatggcatttcaattatttcaccgaggaaaatttatttgatatataagtaaattgagttacgagcttggtcacagaacgaattaaacttgcaagtcaaggtaccactccctcactctctgtgtgtgtgtgtgtgtgcacgcgcatatgtgtgcacatgtgtgcgtatgtgtgcacatgtgtgcgtatgtgcatgtgtgtgcatgtgtgtgtgcgtgtgtatgtgtgtgcgtgtgtatgtgtgcgtgtgcctatgtgtgtgcctgtgtgtgtgcctgtgtgtgtgcctatgtgtgtgcctgtgtgtgtgcaagTATGTGTGTGCCTATGTGTGCACGTATGTGTGCGCATATGTGTGAGCGTATGTGTgcacgtgtgcatgtgtgtgcgtatgtgtgtgcgtatgtatgtgtacgtatgtgcgtgcgtatgtgtgcgtatgtgtgctcGTATGTATGCGTATGTatgcgtatgtgtgcgtgtgtgcatgtgtgtgcgtatgtgcgtgcgtgctcacctaattgtagttgcaggggtcgagactcggctcctggcccc harbors:
- the LOC128694703 gene encoding cytokine-like nuclear factor N-PAC (The sequence of the model RefSeq protein was modified relative to this genomic sequence to represent the inferred CDS: added 43 bases not found in genome assembly), which gives rise to MADTYKLGDLVWAKMKGFSPWPGKVIPARDNVKKPSKKHCHFIYFFGSENYAWIESANMKPYFQYKGRLMNANKTSTFKEAVDCIEKYIGENNILVPEMKGSTNDTNHSEKSTTPSKERKIKTTPKRRPNSDASSA